Below is a genomic region from Miscanthus floridulus cultivar M001 chromosome 1, ASM1932011v1, whole genome shotgun sequence.
GAACATTTTTATACGCAGACAACAACAATGAACATTACTACTCAAATAGATGAAGCAATGGGCTATCAACAGTCCTCCAGACCACAATTAGTTATAGGATCTATCGTCCAACTCACATTTCAAACTCTAGAAATGAACTGTACACTGTCTATTTAATATTTCCTTCAGAGCAAATGTGAACACTGATTTAGTAAAGTTGGAAGATTAGGAAGATACTTGGAGTTGGATATTTACCTCAAAGTTGCAAAAGCCTTCCCGGTGAGCATACGATGGATGTAAGCCTCGTTTAGTTTGCGGCATAAAGCTTCCTCCACACCCACTCTCACATTTATTCCAGCACCTTGGAGTTTTTCAATCCCTTTGGATGCGACAATAGGATTTGGGTCAGTCATCCCCATAACAACTTCCTTTACTTTtgcattgatgagtgcttcagtACAAGGAGGGGTTCTCCCATAGTGGTTGCAGGGCTCCAAGCTAACATAAGCCGTTGCATTTTCAGCTAAATTACCTGCATCTCTCAGTGCAAATACCTACACATGATTTTAACACAATACAAGGTTATGATGTTACGTAATGATACTTTGTCAATGTATAAGCTCTTAAGCCAACATAATATTAAATACTTATAGTGTAACAATGCAGGATTAAATATAGAAATGTGATGTAAACTGTTTACAGGAGAGAATCTTCAAGGAGAGTCGACTAGCAAGATTCAGCATCCACTGTCCCTCCCAAACCAAATGATTACACATTCTTCTAGAACCTTTCTCACAAAAAAAAGATGTTGTCACTATCCTCCTCGTACAGAGCTTGACATTTTTGTTCTTTAGAGGTTAATGTAGTGTTGATGGTTGTTTTTATACACCATGATGTTCACAGCTTTAACATAAAGTTTAGTGTTTTACAGCATCATAAAGAAAGGAGATGAGTGCTGGGATACAAGGTACAAGCGACACGCACAAAGTTTGACAAAGATATAAGCAGGACAAGACTAGTCGCTTCCCCTAGAACATTGATAGCTAACCAATGGATGATGGGTTGTTTTACAAGCTTTACTTGTTGCGGTAGACTAAAGTTTCCATTAATCTTCATATACTAGTATAAGCACTTTGTTCTGTGCAAACCAAAAAATAGCGTTTACTTTCCATAATTGCATAGAGTTGAGGTTTAATGAATAACGTGTTTGGTGTCGAATGTCTCGCTAGCTAAAAAGTTATAACAACTCGAATAGTACAGTTTTGCTTACAAAGGACAATGGACATACTCTTGAATGATGATGCCTAACAACATGGCCAGATTCCGTTGCACTTTATGACGATCACCAAACAACCTTTTCCCTTCCCTTTGTGAGAATAAGCATCCAAAGAAAATATTGAAAAGCGAGAATGGAAGACATGCTACCTCAGCATGAGGTTGGCCGGCTTTGGGGTGGAATCCTTCTCCGACGATGCGGCCGTCGCGGACGATGACGCAGCCCACCATAGGGTTGGGGCTGGTGTAGCCGGCCGCCTTGCGCGCCAGCTCCACGCACCGCCGCATGTAGTGGGCGTCCAAGTCccccgccgcctgcgcctggcaGCGCACGGCGCGCCCGCCAAGGGCCCCGGCCCCGGCCGCGAGGCGGGCGTGGGTAGGGGAGGCGAGCGTGGCGGCGCGGACCGGGCGCTGGGTGAGGTGCGGGCGCGAGACGAGCGAGGACGCCATGGGCGTGGGTGGCGAGCGGTGGCGAGGGCGGCCGCGTGTGCGCGCGGAGGGTTTGGTTGGGTTTGGGACGGTTTGGTTGGTTGTAGGTCGGAGGGCGCGCACCTTTCAACCAGCAGCGAGCCCACCCCCACGGCGCCACGCGGcccctccgccgccgctgccgtcacCTCCCCATGCGAGCCGCGCCTAGCTCCCGTCACCCTCCTCGTAGGCTGCTGCCGGCTTCCGCGGCTCCACCCCTCCGTCCCCAACCGCCGCGCCGGCCTGGgcacgcctctctctctctctctctcccggccCCCGCCTTCGGCCTTCTTGTTCGACACCGTAATTGGTCTGGCTCGCCGCGTGCGCCGCCGGCCGGCCACCGTATCCTATCCCGCCGGTCCACCGTTCGCTCACCCAATGCGGCTGCCGCGTGGGCCGCTGTCGTCACGACCCTGGCCCGTATCGGCCCATTTACATTACATCACTTGTTCGATTCCGGCCCAGACAGACAGTACACGTCACTAAAGCGAGCCCGGACCCAGCAAGTGGCGCAGTGAGGGTGAGTGTCGTGAAAAAATTACAAAATGACGCTCGAAagattgactcatgtgatgatACTCGGGTGGATGATAAGTTGATCTATTGACTCCTTGAATGTGATGATACTTGGGTGGATGATAAGTTAATCTATTGACTCCTTGAATGTGATGATACTCGGGTGGATGACAAGTTGATCTATTTGTGTCTATGAATATAGGTCTAGTATCAAATCTGTAAAAGACCGATGTTTCGAGTGCCATTTTTACAAATTGTCGCCTAGCGGACGTACCTGTCATCTCATCTCAATCCACACAAAATCGAGTGGCGCAGTGAAGTAGCCGAGGAACTCCAGGACTTTTGCTTGGAACGGCTCGGCTGACACCAGGTAGCGGTAGCCGTCCCTCCTCTATCCAGTATCCACCTGCCCCTTCACTTGCTTGGTCTCCCAGTTCATCTCTCTTTCATTATTTCCCCGGTTTCATCTCTCCTGCGAGAGGTAATTGCACTTTCCTGCATACGTTTTGGTTCGGTTTCAGTCATGTTGCAGAGTTTCGTTTTCGTTGGTCCAATCCAATGGAGGATAGTTAGGCTACTTCAGAAGTGATGCTACGCTAGTACTGATGCGATGGACTGATGCTTCGGATGCTTGGGTTCATGGTTGTCTGCACATTGTCGCACCTGCTCTGCTTGCTTTGGTCACCGAAACTTCACCTCATAACCGAAATAAGCGTCACGCGTTGAAGAATGAAGATTAGTGTCTTGTACATATACGATGATATGCTATCGCTATAATTTTCTGAGTTGTTGAATTTGCGCGTCCGCTTCTCGTTGAGGACAGGAAGATGAGCTCGTTAGATGCCACACGAGCTGAGCTTGGCCTCGTTGTTCTGTACCTGAACAAAGCCGAGGCTCGGGACAAGATCTGCAGGGCGATCCAGTACGGCTCCAAGTTCGTAAGCAACGGGCAGCCTGGCACCGCGCAGGATGTCGATAAATCGACCACCCTGGCTCGCAAAGTTTTCCGGCTCCTCAAGGTCAGTCAGATATGATTATCTTCTGTCCGTAACTCCGTATCAGTTCAATTGTTCTCGGTGTACCAGCACGCAGCTGATGCTTGTCTAATTGCTTGCTTGATGTTGCATGTCCAGTGGGTGAATGATCTGCATGCTCTTATCAGCCCGCCGGCTAAAGGGACTCCTCTCGCCCTCGTC
It encodes:
- the LOC136450458 gene encoding riboflavin biosynthesis protein PYRD, chloroplastic, giving the protein MASSLVSRPHLTQRPVRAATLASPTHARLAAGAGALGGRAVRCQAQAAGDLDAHYMRRCVELARKAAGYTSPNPMVGCVIVRDGRIVGEGFHPKAGQPHAEVFALRDAGNLAENATAYVSLEPCNHYGRTPPCTEALINAKVKEVVMGMTDPNPIVASKGIEKLQGAGINVRVGVEEALCRKLNEAYIHRMLTGKAFATLRATLSMNGIVTNHIGKGADQSGGYYSQLMKEYDGVIISSDLAKMSSLPLSREAGANQPLYIIVAQGENSRLHIPSLSEEHASKVIVLADSPVTVEPAGVEVAVLRQIDLESVLQLLAQRGLCSVLVDFREAGESFASLLNDFQEDKLVQKVVVEVLPFWLASEGLSNLAFGGSQSFPLKNLEHREVNGSLLLEGYV